A region from the Pseudomonas sp. Teo4 genome encodes:
- a CDS encoding S9 family peptidase, whose amino-acid sequence MPVAEFSAAQAVAASTDFAELKVGEAGLFWNEFRPADGACRIWHWRDQQAHCLTPDGFSVRSRVYEYGGGSFCLGGDGLLFVNEQDQQIYTQALEGATPRPITQNPECRYGDLLWHAGQVLAVEERRGTSVEHCLVALGEGTREVLAEGADFYASPTLSDDGTRLAWVEWDRPAQPWTRTRLMQRQQDADGVWGPTRCVVAGDESLQQPRFDTQGRLYCLSDRNGFWQPWGEVNDRWQALPAEPADHAAAPWQLGASSWLAMGPQSYLASWFEDGFGQLGLRTPGNQVERFASAYTRFRSLAMDADQLYAIAASPVSPPAVVAIDRHTHQVHVLAGGAEVLPPQRVSLPQPIHYDSAGEIAHGFFYPASDVQGPTPLVVFIHGGPTSACYPVLDPRIQYWTQRGFAVADLNYRGSSGYGRAYRQALHLRWGECDVQDACAAVEHLAGQGLIDARKAFIRGGSAGGYTTLCALAFHDVFRAGASLYGVSDPVALGRATHKFEGDYLDWLIGDPQRDAERYRQRTPLLHAAGIKAPVIFFQGELDAVVVPEQTRSMLAALKANGVEAEGHFYAGERHGFRNAQNLAHALEEEWKFYCRVLGL is encoded by the coding sequence TTGCCCGTGGCTGAGTTCAGTGCCGCCCAGGCGGTGGCTGCCAGCACCGACTTTGCCGAACTCAAGGTCGGTGAGGCGGGGCTGTTCTGGAACGAATTCCGCCCGGCCGATGGCGCCTGCCGTATCTGGCACTGGCGCGACCAGCAGGCGCACTGCCTCACACCCGATGGTTTCAGTGTGCGCAGCCGGGTCTATGAGTATGGCGGCGGCAGTTTCTGCCTGGGGGGCGACGGGCTGTTGTTCGTCAACGAGCAGGATCAACAGATCTATACCCAGGCCTTGGAGGGCGCTACACCTCGCCCGATTACCCAGAACCCGGAATGCCGCTACGGTGATCTGCTATGGCATGCCGGCCAGGTGCTGGCCGTCGAAGAGCGCCGTGGTACGAGTGTCGAGCACTGCCTGGTTGCGCTCGGCGAGGGAACCCGTGAAGTCCTCGCCGAAGGCGCTGACTTCTACGCATCCCCCACCCTGAGTGACGATGGCACGCGCCTGGCTTGGGTCGAGTGGGACCGCCCTGCCCAGCCCTGGACCCGTACCCGCCTGATGCAGCGCCAACAGGATGCCGACGGCGTCTGGGGGCCGACACGGTGTGTGGTGGCAGGCGACGAGTCCCTGCAGCAACCACGCTTCGACACACAAGGCCGCTTGTACTGCCTGTCCGACCGTAACGGCTTCTGGCAGCCCTGGGGCGAGGTCAATGACCGCTGGCAGGCCCTGCCCGCTGAACCGGCCGACCACGCTGCCGCGCCTTGGCAACTCGGCGCCAGCAGCTGGTTGGCAATGGGGCCGCAAAGCTACTTGGCCAGTTGGTTTGAAGATGGTTTCGGGCAGCTGGGGCTACGTACGCCGGGTAACCAGGTCGAACGTTTCGCCAGCGCCTATACGCGCTTTCGCAGCCTGGCCATGGATGCCGATCAACTCTATGCCATCGCTGCGTCCCCGGTCAGCCCACCAGCGGTGGTCGCCATCGACCGCCATACCCACCAGGTGCACGTACTGGCAGGTGGCGCCGAAGTACTGCCGCCCCAACGTGTCAGCCTGCCTCAGCCGATCCACTACGACAGCGCTGGCGAAATCGCCCATGGCTTCTTCTACCCGGCTTCTGATGTGCAAGGCCCGACGCCACTGGTGGTGTTCATACATGGCGGCCCGACTTCAGCCTGCTACCCGGTGCTCGACCCGCGCATCCAGTACTGGACCCAGCGTGGCTTTGCGGTTGCCGACCTCAACTATCGGGGCAGCAGCGGCTATGGCCGGGCTTACCGCCAGGCCCTGCACCTGCGCTGGGGCGAATGCGATGTGCAAGATGCCTGCGCAGCCGTAGAGCATCTGGCTGGGCAGGGGCTGATCGATGCGCGCAAGGCGTTCATTCGAGGAGGCAGCGCAGGTGGGTATACCACGTTGTGCGCCCTCGCCTTCCATGATGTCTTCCGCGCCGGGGCCAGCCTGTATGGCGTCAGTGACCCCGTTGCGCTGGGCCGCGCCACGCACAAGTTCGAAGGCGACTACCTGGACTGGTTGATCGGCGACCCGCAACGGGATGCCGAGCGCTACCGCCAGCGCACGCCGCTGCTGCATGCAGCAGGTATCAAGGCACCGGTGATTTTCTTCCAGGGTGAACTGGATGCGGTGGTGGTGCCAGAGCAGACTCGATCGATGTTGGCGGCCTTGAAGGCCAATGGCGTCGAGGCCGAGGGGCATTTCTACGCAGGCGAGCGCCATGGGTTTCGCAATGCGCAGAACCTGGCGCATGCGCTGGAGGAAGAGTGGAAGTTCTATTGCCGGGTGCTGGGGTTGTGA
- the pqqB gene encoding pyrroloquinoline quinone biosynthesis protein PqqB, with protein sequence MYIQILGSAAGGGFPQWNCNCANCKGYRDGSLRATARTQSSIALSDDGEHWILCNASPDIRAQLQAFAPMQPARALRDTGINAIVLLDSQIDHTTGLLSLREGCPHQVWCTDMVHQDLTTGFPLFNMLSHWNGGLVWNRIELEGSFVIEACPNLKFTPFPLRSAAPPYSPHRFDPHPGDNLGLLVEDTRTGGKLFYAPGLGQVDDKLLAMMHGADCLLVDGTLWEDDEMQRRGVGTRTGREMGHLAQNGPGGMLEVLDGFPRQRKVLIHINNTNPILDEDSAERAEVERRGVEVAYDGMSIEL encoded by the coding sequence ATGTACATCCAGATTCTCGGCTCAGCCGCCGGTGGCGGGTTCCCGCAGTGGAACTGCAACTGCGCCAACTGCAAGGGCTACCGCGATGGCAGCCTGCGCGCCACAGCACGCACCCAGTCATCCATCGCCCTGTCCGACGACGGCGAGCACTGGATCCTGTGCAACGCCTCACCAGACATCCGTGCCCAGCTCCAGGCCTTTGCGCCCATGCAGCCGGCCCGTGCCCTGCGCGACACCGGCATCAATGCAATCGTCCTGCTCGACAGCCAGATCGACCACACCACCGGCCTGCTCAGCCTGCGCGAAGGTTGCCCGCACCAGGTCTGGTGTACCGACATGGTCCACCAGGACCTCACCACCGGCTTCCCGCTGTTCAACATGCTCAGCCACTGGAACGGTGGCCTGGTGTGGAACCGCATCGAGCTTGAAGGCAGTTTCGTGATCGAAGCCTGCCCGAACCTTAAGTTCACCCCCTTCCCTCTGCGCAGCGCTGCGCCGCCCTACTCCCCGCACCGCTTCGACCCGCACCCGGGCGACAACCTGGGTCTGCTGGTCGAAGACACCCGCACCGGCGGCAAGCTGTTCTACGCCCCTGGGCTTGGTCAGGTGGACGACAAGCTGCTGGCGATGATGCACGGCGCCGATTGCCTGCTGGTCGATGGCACGCTGTGGGAGGATGATGAAATGCAACGGCGCGGCGTCGGTACCCGTACCGGCCGCGAGATGGGCCACCTGGCACAGAATGGCCCAGGCGGCATGCTCGAGGTGCTGGATGGCTTCCCGCGTCAGCGCAAGGTGCTTATCCACATCAACAACACCAACCCGATCCTGGACGAAGACTCAGCGGAACGGGCCGAGGTGGAGCGCCGTGGTGTGGAAGTCGCCTACGACGGCATGAGCATCGAACTGTGA
- the pqqC gene encoding pyrroloquinoline-quinone synthase PqqC — MSDTTPMSPAEFEQALRAKGAYYHIHHPYHVAMYEGRATREQIQGWVANRFYYQINIPMKDAAILANCPDREVRREWIQRLLDHDGAPGEDGGIEAWLRLGQAVGLDPDQLRSQELVLPGVRFAVDAYVNFARRASWQEAASSSLTELFAPQIHQSRLDSWPQHYPWIDPAGYEYFRTRLGQARRDVEHGLAITLQHYTTRAGQERMLEILQFKLDILWSMLDAMSMAYELNRPPYHSVTRERVWHKGIAL, encoded by the coding sequence ATGAGCGATACAACCCCGATGTCCCCTGCCGAGTTCGAGCAGGCCCTGCGCGCCAAGGGCGCCTATTACCACATCCACCACCCCTACCACGTGGCGATGTACGAAGGCCGCGCCACCCGCGAGCAGATCCAGGGCTGGGTGGCCAACCGCTTCTACTACCAGATCAACATCCCGATGAAGGATGCTGCGATCCTGGCCAACTGCCCTGACCGCGAAGTACGCCGTGAATGGATCCAGCGCTTGCTCGACCACGATGGTGCGCCCGGCGAGGACGGTGGCATCGAGGCCTGGCTGCGTCTGGGGCAGGCCGTGGGCCTGGACCCGGACCAGCTGCGCTCCCAGGAACTGGTATTGCCCGGCGTGCGCTTTGCCGTGGACGCCTACGTCAACTTCGCCCGCCGCGCCAGCTGGCAGGAAGCGGCCAGCAGCTCGCTGACCGAACTGTTCGCCCCGCAGATCCACCAGTCGCGCCTGGACAGCTGGCCACAGCACTACCCGTGGATCGACCCGGCCGGCTACGAGTACTTCCGTACGCGCCTTGGCCAGGCCCGACGCGATGTCGAGCACGGCCTGGCGATCACCTTGCAGCACTACACCACCCGCGCGGGCCAGGAGCGTATGCTGGAGATCCTGCAGTTCAAGCTGGATATCCTCTGGAGCATGCTCGACGCCATGAGCATGGCCTACGAGCTGAACCGCCCGCCCTACCATTCCGTCACCCGCGAGCGGGTCTGGCACAAGGGAATCGCCCTATGA
- the pqqE gene encoding pyrroloquinoline quinone biosynthesis protein PqqE, which produces MPNTGSSSPELPPTPEVGLPLWLLAELTYRCPLQCPYCSNPLDFAAQGQELTTAQWFKVMAEAREMGAAQIGFSGGEPLVRQDLAELIGEARRLGYYTNLITSGIGLTEARIADFKKAGLDHIQISFQASDEQVNNLLAGSEKAFAQKLEMARAVKAHGYPMVLNFVTHRHNIDKIDRIIELCIALEADFVELATCQFYGWAHLNRLGLLPTRDQLERAERITNEYRDKLKAQGNPCKLIFVTPDYYEERPKACMNGWGSLFLTITPDGTALPCHGARQLPVQFPNVRDHDLHHIWYDSFGFNRFRGYEWMAEPCRSCDEKEKDFGGCRCQAFMLTGDASNADPVCAKSADHGIILKAREEAETAQLEIEQMTFRNARNSRVIARG; this is translated from the coding sequence GTGCCGAACACTGGATCGTCTTCGCCTGAGTTGCCGCCCACACCCGAGGTCGGCCTGCCGTTGTGGCTGTTGGCCGAACTGACCTACCGCTGCCCGCTGCAATGCCCGTACTGCTCCAACCCGCTGGACTTCGCCGCCCAGGGCCAGGAGCTGACTACCGCGCAGTGGTTCAAGGTGATGGCCGAAGCCCGCGAAATGGGAGCCGCACAGATCGGTTTTTCCGGCGGTGAACCGCTGGTGCGCCAGGACCTTGCCGAGCTGATCGGTGAGGCTCGCCGGCTCGGTTACTACACCAACCTGATCACCTCGGGCATCGGCCTGACCGAAGCACGCATCGCCGACTTCAAGAAAGCTGGCCTGGACCACATCCAGATCAGCTTCCAGGCCAGTGACGAGCAGGTGAACAACCTGTTAGCCGGTTCTGAGAAAGCCTTCGCGCAGAAGCTGGAAATGGCCCGCGCGGTGAAAGCCCACGGCTACCCGATGGTGCTCAATTTCGTCACGCACCGGCATAATATCGACAAGATCGACCGCATCATCGAACTGTGCATCGCGCTGGAAGCCGACTTTGTGGAGCTTGCCACCTGCCAGTTCTATGGCTGGGCGCACCTCAACCGCCTGGGCCTGCTGCCGACTCGCGACCAGCTCGAACGCGCCGAACGCATCACCAACGAGTACCGGGACAAGCTCAAGGCCCAGGGCAACCCGTGCAAGCTGATCTTCGTCACCCCCGACTACTACGAAGAGCGCCCCAAGGCCTGCATGAACGGCTGGGGCAGCCTGTTTCTCACCATCACCCCGGACGGCACCGCCCTGCCGTGCCACGGCGCCCGACAGTTGCCGGTGCAGTTCCCCAATGTACGTGACCATGACCTGCACCACATCTGGTACGACTCGTTCGGCTTCAACCGCTTCCGCGGCTACGAGTGGATGGCAGAACCCTGCCGCTCCTGCGACGAGAAGGAAAAAGACTTCGGAGGCTGCCGCTGCCAGGCATTCATGCTTACCGGCGATGCCAGTAATGCCGACCCCGTGTGCGCCAAGTCGGCCGACCACGGCATCATTCTGAAGGCCCGTGAAGAGGCTGAAACAGCCCAACTGGAAATCGAGCAGATGACTTTCCGCAATGCGCGCAACTCCCGTGTGATTGCCCGTGGCTGA
- a CDS encoding aspartate aminotransferase family protein translates to MNLFNLRRSAPAAVAEPKRAPVIVPDAPQLSRERLMPTSERAPQVFVRGQGSWLWDNEGHAYLDFTQGCAVNSLGHSPSVLVKALGNQAQALINPGSGFHSRGLLALVNRLCQSTGSDQAYLLNSGAEACEGAIKLARKWGQMHRNGAYHIITATQGCHGRSLGALSASDPLPCNRCEPGLPGFSKVPFNDLAALHAEVDSRTVAIMLEPIQGEAGVIPATREYLQGVEKLCRELGILLILDEVQTGIGRCGALLAEQTYGVRADIVTLGKGLGGGVPLAALLARGTACCAEPGELEGSHHGNALMSAAGLAVLDTVLEPGFFEQVQDSGRHLRDGLSRLAGRYGQGEVRGQGLLWALQLQEDLAQDLVQAALHEGLLLNAPQADVVRFSPALTVSKGNIDEMLLRLARAFARLHAQQQNRREVPA, encoded by the coding sequence ATGAACCTGTTCAACCTGCGCCGTTCGGCCCCTGCCGCGGTCGCCGAGCCCAAGCGTGCGCCGGTGATCGTGCCGGATGCGCCGCAGTTGTCCCGTGAGCGTCTGATGCCGACTAGCGAGCGTGCCCCGCAGGTGTTCGTCAGGGGCCAAGGCTCCTGGTTGTGGGACAACGAAGGCCATGCCTATCTGGACTTCACCCAAGGTTGTGCGGTCAATAGCCTCGGTCATAGCCCCAGCGTGCTGGTCAAAGCCTTGGGCAACCAGGCCCAGGCGCTGATCAACCCAGGTTCGGGGTTCCATAGCCGTGGTTTGCTGGCGTTGGTCAACCGACTGTGCCAGAGCACCGGCAGCGACCAGGCTTACCTGCTCAACAGCGGTGCCGAAGCGTGTGAAGGGGCAATCAAGCTGGCGCGTAAATGGGGCCAGATGCATCGCAACGGTGCCTATCACATCATCACAGCCACGCAAGGGTGCCACGGCCGTAGCCTGGGCGCGCTGTCAGCCTCCGACCCGCTGCCGTGCAACCGCTGCGAGCCGGGCCTGCCAGGCTTCAGCAAAGTGCCATTCAATGACCTGGCGGCGCTGCATGCCGAGGTGGATTCGCGCACCGTGGCGATCATGCTCGAGCCCATTCAGGGCGAGGCAGGCGTGATTCCAGCAACGCGGGAGTATCTGCAGGGTGTCGAAAAACTCTGCCGCGAGCTGGGCATCCTGCTGATCCTCGATGAGGTGCAGACGGGCATCGGTCGCTGTGGCGCGCTGCTGGCCGAGCAAACCTATGGTGTGCGTGCCGACATCGTCACCTTGGGCAAAGGCCTGGGCGGGGGCGTGCCCCTGGCGGCATTGCTGGCACGCGGTACAGCCTGCTGCGCCGAACCAGGCGAGCTGGAAGGCAGCCACCACGGCAATGCACTGATGAGTGCCGCAGGCCTTGCCGTACTGGATACCGTGCTGGAGCCGGGCTTCTTCGAACAGGTCCAGGACAGTGGCCGTCATCTGCGCGATGGGTTGAGCCGCCTGGCCGGCCGCTATGGTCAGGGCGAAGTGCGTGGCCAGGGCCTGTTGTGGGCGTTGCAGTTGCAGGAGGACTTGGCTCAAGACCTGGTCCAGGCCGCCTTGCACGAGGGCTTGCTGCTCAATGCGCCCCAGGCTGATGTGGTGCGCTTTTCGCCAGCGCTGACCGTGAGCAAGGGCAACATCGACGAGATGCTTCTACGTCTTGCCCGCGCCTTCGCCAGGCTCCATGCGCAACAGCAAAACCGCCGCGAGGTGCCGGCCTGA
- a CDS encoding LysR family transcriptional regulator: MDFRQLRYFVAVYEEGHVGRAAERLSLSQPALSQQIRQLEHSLDLSLFERSNKRLLPTLAAHTLYNHALPLLDGLQRAHEAMRNFKGQSLRTLAIGVLQTVRPSMVPRLLERVRKAQPHLVVQIYELSGLEIERRLLNGSLDIGISYLPPRQPGLHGLLLYEDELQLVIPDTHPLKDFKKVSIRQAAELPMLMLGEEFQIRQIWKEQLASQGRRPQVQAEMNNMAGILDSLAHTALATILPGRAKEAAEDDQGLLWKPLSEPRVPLKVGLVFRDAQRQQASVELLRTLLEEETDARQLGTSPLDVLG; the protein is encoded by the coding sequence ATGGATTTTCGCCAACTGCGTTATTTCGTCGCGGTGTATGAAGAAGGCCATGTGGGCCGTGCCGCCGAACGCCTGTCGTTGTCACAACCCGCGCTGTCACAGCAGATCAGGCAACTGGAACACAGCCTCGACCTGAGCCTGTTCGAGCGCAGCAACAAGCGGCTGCTGCCGACCCTGGCCGCCCATACCCTGTACAACCATGCCCTGCCCTTGCTCGACGGCCTGCAGCGGGCCCATGAGGCCATGCGCAACTTCAAAGGGCAGTCCCTGCGTACGCTGGCCATCGGCGTGCTGCAGACCGTGCGGCCAAGCATGGTGCCGCGTCTGCTGGAACGGGTGCGCAAGGCACAACCCCACCTGGTGGTGCAGATCTACGAGCTGTCGGGGCTGGAGATTGAACGGCGCCTGCTCAACGGCAGCCTGGATATCGGCATCAGTTACCTGCCACCCCGCCAGCCTGGGCTGCATGGTTTGCTGCTGTACGAAGATGAACTGCAACTGGTCATCCCGGACACCCACCCCTTGAAGGACTTCAAGAAGGTGTCCATCCGACAGGCTGCTGAGTTGCCGATGCTGATGCTTGGGGAAGAGTTCCAGATCCGCCAGATCTGGAAGGAACAACTGGCGAGCCAGGGCCGCCGACCGCAGGTTCAGGCCGAAATGAACAACATGGCCGGGATTCTCGACAGCCTGGCGCACACCGCATTGGCGACCATATTGCCGGGGCGAGCCAAGGAGGCCGCCGAGGACGACCAAGGCCTGCTGTGGAAACCCCTCAGTGAGCCCCGCGTGCCGCTGAAGGTTGGCCTGGTCTTTCGCGACGCACAGCGTCAGCAGGCGTCAGTGGAGTTGCTGCGCACGCTGCTGGAAGAAGAGACCGATGCGCGCCAGCTGGGGACTTCGCCCCTGGATGTGCTCGGGTAA
- the pqqD gene encoding pyrroloquinoline quinone biosynthesis peptide chaperone PqqD, whose translation MSFDRKLVPNWRPGYRFQYEPAQKGHVLLYPEGMIKLNESAGLIGGLIDGQRDVAAIIAELEQQFPGVPEVADDIEQFMEVARAEHWIVFA comes from the coding sequence ATGAGTTTCGATCGCAAGCTGGTGCCGAACTGGCGCCCCGGCTACCGTTTCCAGTACGAGCCAGCACAGAAGGGGCACGTATTGCTGTACCCCGAAGGCATGATCAAACTCAACGAAAGTGCTGGGCTTATCGGTGGCCTGATCGATGGTCAGCGCGACGTGGCGGCAATCATTGCCGAACTCGAGCAGCAGTTCCCCGGTGTCCCGGAAGTAGCCGACGACATCGAGCAGTTCATGGAGGTGGCCCGTGCCGAACACTGGATCGTCTTCGCCTGA
- a CDS encoding YqaE/Pmp3 family membrane protein gives MDFIRIIIAIILPPLGVFLQVGFGGAFWLNILLTLLGYIPGIVHAVYIIAKR, from the coding sequence ATGGACTTCATCCGCATCATCATCGCGATCATTCTGCCGCCCTTGGGCGTGTTCCTGCAGGTGGGGTTTGGCGGAGCGTTCTGGCTAAATATCCTGCTGACCTTGCTGGGGTACATTCCGGGAATCGTGCATGCGGTGTACATCATCGCCAAGCGCTAG
- the pqqA gene encoding pyrroloquinoline quinone precursor peptide PqqA — protein MWTKPAYTDLRIGFEVTMYFASR, from the coding sequence ATGTGGACCAAGCCTGCTTACACTGACCTGCGTATCGGCTTCGAAGTGACCATGTACTTCGCCAGCCGCTAA